The following is a genomic window from Equus asinus isolate D_3611 breed Donkey chromosome 3, EquAss-T2T_v2, whole genome shotgun sequence.
TCTTTAGAAATATAGTCTCAACACccgaaaatttttttaaatttccatttgaccatatattttcttcctccctccctcttgcctTCTGTTGCCTCTCTTAATGCTTCATACATGCTTAGGAACAAGCACTTTTTATTAGATTGTGGTATATTCTTTCCACACAGATGAGAAAGAATCCGTgaatttcccctcccctcctagTTGTTTTGTTACCTGGTGGGGGAGTGGCAAAGCCACCATTATTCCACCACCCAGAACCTACCTAAGTGGGCTGTGGGATACCCAGAGTTTGGCATGATCTAAGCCATGATTCTCTCTTTATAGCTGGAGTGGTAGAAGTGTCGCCAGCATCACAGTAAAACAAAGGCTTTAATAAAAGTTGAATACATGGTTTAGTGTAAGACTAAGCAATTTAACTATCCATCTATTCCTCACTAGTTACTTATGACGAGTGCACTTATGCCAAGCTGCTTTTCCCGCTGTAGAGTGGGCTTCTTCAGCTTACTTCTATTTTGTTAATTGTGGGTGATGGGCATACCCATATTtgctatgtaaaataaaaatgttcttgtTTCTTGATAACCTTTCCCTTTATTTCTAATTGCTGctagggagaagaaagaagtcaTGGTTATTGATCCGGCGGGAAACACATATTATAACTGGCTGTTTTGCATCACCTTACCAGTGATGTACAACTGGACTATGGTTATTGCAAGGtgtttatatatgtttgtgtatattgGCCCACTTCTAGTTTCTAAGTTAACTGACTAAATAGTTTGACCTAGAGCTCTTCAGGACATCCCTCCTTTCTCCACCACAGGTTGTAAAGAGAGGCTACATTATTTCCAGTGGGTTTCCTAAGATCAGGAGCAGGTGCTTGGTTCCCAGTATACTTGGGAATCTAGTACTgggatgggggatggagggaAACTTTTAAACTTTTGGTTGCTCAATCATTTAACTAGAACTTTGGGAGAACCTTTATATTTCCTTTGACctacaagaaaaaatattgccAAGAGTGGAAAAATATCAAGGATCTAGGTGGTTCGAGAGCAAGATGTGTTTCCCAAGTGATTTCTATAGAACTGTAGTTCCCTGTCTTTTCGACAGTAAACATCTCAGCCATCCAGGACCACATGCAATTTCCTGAGGCATTTTGGCTACAGATAGTCAATATGAAACTGTTTATTAATGTGTTACATCCAACATATTTTGACCTTAGCTTGAGACCATTTATTCTTAAGAAAGCCAACTaatataaaggaaataatgttGGAATTCAGAAGTGTCAGAAAACTAAATTGAACCACTTGGAAAGATTCGGGAAAGCCGTGGTTGATCAAATGGACTCTAAGGACCTTAGCATGTTATACTTCTCATCATGATAAcaaagagtttttgttttctttgggtaaatacccggAAGTCGAATTGCTGAATCATGTGgaagttctctttttaatttcttgaggaaactttatattattttccatagcggctgcaccaatttacattcccagcaacactgtacgagagttcccttttctccactctcgccaacattttttattttctgtctctatgataatagccattctgacaggtgtgaagtggtatctcattgtggttttgatttgcatttccctggcaattagtgatgttgagtatcttttcacttgcctattggccatctgaatgtcttctttggaaaaatgtctattcaagtcctctgctcctttttaattgggttgtttgggtttttttgatattaagttgtgtaagttctttttattttggatattaactccttatcagatgcATGATTTCcaatatcttctctcattcagttggttgccttttcgttttattgatggtttctttcactgtgcaagagctttttagtttgatgtagctccatttgtttatttttgcatttgttgtcCTTGCCTGAGGAAACTGGtctaaaaaatattgctaagaatAGTAATTCCAAGAGATgtatgcacacctatgttcattgtaacattatttacaatagccaagatatggaagcaacctgagtgtccactggtagatgaatgtataaagaaaatgtggtacacacacacacatatactggAATATCactcacccataaaaaagaatgaaatcttgtcgtttgcaacaacatgtaagGACCTAGAAGGTAtaatgctcagtgaaataagtcagacagagaaagacaaatgctgtatgatttcatttatatgtggaatctaaaaaacatcaatgaacatacaaaaataaacagaaacagattcatagacaaaggaaacaaactcATGGATACCAAAAGGGGAGGTATTGGAGGGccgggtgaaataggtgaaggagattaagggtacaaactttagatataaaataaatgtcacaggGATGTAATGAACAGCATAGGTAATATAGTCAGTCatattataataactttgtatgatgacagatggtaactagacttatcatgatgaccatttcataatgtatataaatgttgaattactgtgttgtatacctaaaactaataggctattatatgtcaatcatacgtcaataaaaaaattatagaaagagGACTTTTACCTAAATTGGCCCCcactttatttaatttaaacgaatttttcttttacagagcATGTTTTGATGAACTTCAGTCTGATTACCTAGAATATTGGCTCATTTTTGATTACTTATCAGATGTTATTTATCTTCTCGATATGTTTGTTCGAACAAGGACAGGTAAATATGTTCAATTTTGGATATTTTGCAATTTCAGGCTTTTATCGctataatttgaaaatttctaATTCAAGTATTCTTCAAAATGAACTCACAAAAACCTGTTTTAGAAGAAAAGGCACAGTTGAAAGCAAGAGTACCATATACCCACCCACAGGCTCAGGCCACTGCACCTGATGCAGAAGGACGTTACTAGGCAACCTTTTGAATGTGGATTGGTAGCTTTTCTCCTTTATCCTGTTCATTGAGTTTATGCCAGGTGAAAAGAATAGAGAGAGCAGAAATAGTCTGCCAGCTCTGTGGGGAAAGGGTAATTGCTTCCTAACAGAGAGATACTTTGAAGAGGCATGGGGAAAAATGTCATTGTACCCAGCAGAGCTGTACTAGAACATTTATAAGAAACAGGAAACATACCCTTAACTGAACTTTGTGGTCCGTGGTGAGGCATTATTGACCAGGGAGCAGGATCTTATAGCTTCTACTTGAAGTATGCTTATTAAGTAGGTATAATAAGTTCATTGTTTCTACTCTGCCCTCCACATGCAAATGTAACCATTGTACATGGAGTATAGCTTTTAAGAATCATTATGTAAAATAGGGACATTCTCTAAATATCAGTGCGCTGGAGAAATGCTCCAGTTGTTCTGTCCTATTTGCAGCTCTGGTAGCCAGTATAGAAGGAGGAACAAATTCCCTAGTGTAATGTATTAGAGTGCTGAAATTCTGGGTTTAATGCACAAGGCCTATGGTAGCAGCGTAAGAGAAGAGAAGATCCCAGATGTCTAAGGAAGCCAAGGGTCAAGAAGGAGAGATGAAAATGCAGGCTCAATGAACACTTATGCTTCACATTGAAGGGGCAAGGCAAGATTATGCATAATAGTTAGACAGCAAGGCAGGCACCCAAGCTTCAAGGGTGGGGCTGGGATTCTGACAAGAGGGTGGTGTGAGGCATTAGGCCCAGTGCTAGGGTGTTCAGGAAACTTTCCAAGAACACTGTTCATAAAAGGAATGGTTTTGCCTGGATAGGGATACTGGTTCTAGAGAGATTTGTATACATACATTGCATATAATTTCTCACTTTTGCACCTATAAAGATTTTTATTCCTGCAAAAGAATATTTTCCACAGCCATATGTTGATTGGTACTCATTTCTTACTACATTgctaaaagaatatttattgaaagtgAATTCTTGTTTTCAACTCAACAAAGTTCATTGAGAGTTacttcagaaaaattcacaacggcataaaaaggaaaaacattaaattgacttttctttttctattttaggtTATTTAGAACAAGGACTGCTGGTGAAGGAAGAACTTAAACTCatagagaaatataaatcaaactTGCAATTTAAACTTGATGTTCTATCAATGGTACCAACTGATGTGCTGTATTTTAAGCTGGGGTGGAACTATCCAGAAATTAGGTTAAACAGACTGTTAAGGATCTCTCGTATGTTTGAGTTCTTCCAGAGAACAGAAACAAGGACAAACTACCCAAACATCTTCAGGATTTCTAACCTCGTTATgtacatcatcatcattatccaCTGGAATGCATGTGTGTACTATTCTATTTCCAAAGCTATTGGATTTGGAAATGATACATGGGTCTATCCTGATGTTAATGATCCTGAATTTGGCCGTTTGGCTAGAAAATATGTATACAGCCTTTACTGGTCTACACTGACTTTGACCACCATTGGTGAAACACCACCTCCAGTGAGGGATTCTGAGTATGTCTTTGTGGTGGTTGATTTCTTAATTGGAGTATTAATTTTTGCTACCATTGTTGGTAACATAGGTTCCATGATTTCCAACATGAATGCAGCCAGAGCAGAATTTCAAGCAAGAATTGATGCCATCAAGCAATATATGCATTTCCGAAATGTAAGCAAAGATATGGAAAAGAGAGTTATTAAATGGTTCGACTATCTGTGGACCAACAAAAAAACAGTTGATGAGAGAGAAGTCTTAAAGTATCTACCTGATAAACTAAGAGCAGAGATTGCCATCAGTGTTCACTTAGACACGTTAAAAAAGGTGCGCATTTTTGCTGACTGTGAAGCTGGTCTGTTGGTGGAGTTGGTCTTGAAATTACAACCCCAAGTCTACAGTCCTGGAGATTACATTTGCAAGAAAGGGGATATTGGACGAGAGATGTATATCATTAAGGAAGGCAAACTGGCTGTGGTGGCAGATGATGGaatcactcagtttgtggtattgAGTGATGGCAGCTACTTTGGTGAGATCAGCATCCTTAACATTAAAGGCAGCAAAGCTGGCAATCGAAGAACGGCCAATATTAAAAGCATTGGCTACTCAGATCTGTTCTGTCTGTCAAAAGACGACCTCATGGAGGCTCTAACTGAGTACCCAGATGCCAAAGGTATGctagaagagaaagggaagcaaATCTTGATGAAAGATGGTCTACTTGATATAAATATTGCAAATGCTGGAAGTGATCCTAAAGATCTTGAAGAGAAGGTCACGCGAATGGAGGGGTCAGTAGACCTCCTGCAAACAAGGTTTGCTCGAATCCTGGCTGAGTATGAGTCAATGCAGCAAAAACTGAAGCAAAGACTAACTAAGGTTGAGACATTTCTGAAACCACTTATTGACACAGAGTTTTCAGCTATTGAAGCTGAAAGTGGGCCCACAGACTCTACGCAGGACTGAAAAGCTGGCTATAAAGACATGCCTCATGATCCTTTTGGTGATGTGATTAGGGCAACTGTAAGTTGGAAGAGGAAGCTTCTGCTGGGGAATTTTTCCATAAGGGAAATGTGCTTTGGTGCAGGGCACAAGGCCCACACACTTACTCGTGGGGCACTATGATTAAAGAATCATTGTGTGTTAGGACTTTCCATGATGGATAATGTGCAAAGCTATAAACTGATTAACTTGTCAGTATCTATATCCTCTGATTTTTTCGCCTATGCTCGCTTCATGGAATAATGTTTATAAAAGTGAACAAGGATCCCTCACTTTCAGGTCATTTACATCACTGACTGGGAATTACCATGTACATCATGGTCAGGGTACTATTTAAAAGGAATTAGAAtgcaataaagtaaaataaattctaaaacgATAgcgattattatttatttgataatttagTAGGGATTTAGGAAGTTGTAGAGCTTCAGGGTCTTTTTAAGGACATTAACCCTTGTACTCTAAGACTTATGAAGGGTGCTTGAGAGAAACTTCTTATTGATAAAAGCGCGACAAATCAGACTTTACTATACAAGTATACgcgtatatgttatatataaaatatataacattgaAAATATGTTGTAGgaatcttttataataaatttttaaaattctctgataATTGAAACCTGACATCAGTGGCTACTATTTACTTTTCTGACTGGccagcaataaaaaaagagagaaaggtaatAATATTGATGAGTGATTAACAAAGGAAATTGGTGTAATGTTAAAAAAGGAGACCTGAGGGTTCTATGGACCTGCATGGGTATCACTTGGGAGCTTCTTAGAAATTCAGAGTCTCAGGCCCTAACTACTGTttctgaatctgcattttagcaagaccCCTAGGTGATTCATACCCACAGTAAAGCTTGAGAAGCACCTATCTAGAGAACCAGGAAGGAATTAATGGGAGGATGGTTCTAGAAAAGGGAACTATATGACGGGAGCGTGGTTGTGGAAGACATGACTCATCAATCATACAACTCTCTACTGCTGAACCCAGATATGGTTCAAAAATTCTTCTCAACACAGCTTTCTGGAATTGACACAAGATTTCTATTCCTGCCTATAATAACGTGACTTAATATGGCTTCTTATTAATTTGACATTTCAGGTATTTGTACAGACCTCAATCAGTGTATGCCAATTTATTCTACTCCTCGAATAGAATATCTATTGAACTATACATTGTCTTTGCAATCCTATGTTTCCTTTCTGTATTTTGCCTATCTCTTTAATATCAGCAGGCAAGTATTTCCTCACTACAGAGGAAGTGGCTAGTCCTGGAGTGGGTGGGCAGTGAGTTATATGTAACATGGTTTCTGCCTGAGACAAatgctctttttcctctctttttttcttattcttcttattccttctccttcacctgcattttattctttgtctttgtGCTCTTTCTTGCCTGTTATAAAAATGTCTAAGACACTGTAAAAGGCTTGCTGGCTACTCCTATTAGGCAGATTTGGTAAGATAGGAGGGAGTGAGGGTCACACACCTGGCTCAGGGCTGGCTCCCGAGGAGAAGCAGCCCCAATCACACCACCCAGGGGGGTGGGTACTTTGAGTCTGATCTGGGCTAGAGACGTATCCAAGGGTTCTGATTTGACGATCTCTGGCCCAAAACTCTACAAGTCTTGCTGATGCTTACATTGGACAGTGGCAGATTCTTGGTTCAAAGGCCAGGGGTAAGAAGGGTTTAGCCAATTCCTTTCTCATGACTCCTGCAGGTAGACACTCGGACAGGTGGCAGTGAGGGCTCCAGTTTAGATACCTGGGGGTGCAATGCAGAGGTTTACAGCTGTGTTCCAGCTTCATcgggggatttttaaaaaagacaggaAACCTGTGGCTTGAGGGTGATCCATGGTAAGAGTGCTGACCTGGGTACTTGTGGATGCCAAAGCATGAGCTCCCCTTTTAGCAGTCCAGACACCAGCCGTATTCCAGGCTCATTCCAGACTCCAGGTGGCTCTCTGGAACTAGCATCTTAACACATCAAGGCTAGAACAGGCTTGGCATAAGGACGAGGGAAGGCTGACTGAAGTTTAAAGATGTTTAATAATTGCATCTGAGAGGAGATTGGAGAGAGAAGTCTGGGACTCATGGATGGCAGATCAGGGAGGAAGCAGAAACCTCATCACCCAGTCTTGCTTGCGTATCTGACAAGTGTTTACCCTGCCTCCCACCTCAATTATAACGTAAAGTTCCCATCGGAAGGAATCACTGCAAAATTTTGTATACATTCTCTTTAAAACCAGCTTTTCCAACTAGAAATATGATGTGATTAAGCTTCTTACCATTAGGTGGCAATGTTGGTCTACAATTATAACTTCAAAGTCTGAAGCTGTTTTTCTCCACAGAAATTATAGGTAGTAAAATCAGAGCTCTTTGGCAATAACGggtaatttttttctaacatggatatttccagaatattttagTATAGCAAAATGTAAACCAATCTAAGATGAAAACATggtcaaataaaatttaaaatgcaagttTAATGGATAAAGTAACAAGATAAATTGAAGCATttcaatatttcttaatttcaccAAAGCGATAATGATAATTATATTACAGGAAGCTTTTTGCTAACTTGTAAGATATATAGTAGAGgtaagcaaaagggaaaaaaaggagaaaacagcatTTATATTGAAattcagtttatatttttattaaagaaaaatccattgctttaaaaagtttgaaaactactgatCTGTTTTAACAGTGTTGAAAGCATGCCTGGCTAGGACACTGTCGATTTAGGTAATATTCTTCCTTATGATTACTGAAATTGCACTATTGGATGTCCTAGTTTTTAGACTTTTCAGAATATAAAATACTGAACAACAggcttacaagaagaagaaatagtttGCTATTCCCTGAACTAGTTTACCtctagaggaagagagaaagcaggaaattCAAGGAAAGAGAATCATAGAATATAGAAAATGCAAGAACACTCTGGAGAGCTCCTAGCTCAccctcctcattttacaaatacagAAATGATGAGTTGTTGAGGATGTCGAGTATCAGGGACTTGGAGTGAAACTGGGGGATTTTACCATATATCTGAGAACAATATGCTAATATCTGCTAGAGCCCAACATTGGGCTGACCTAaaacccagcaatttcattctTAGATATTAGTCACTAGAGAAAATCGGCCACATATGCACAAGGAGACATGTTGAAGAATGCTTATAATggtaaaaaattggaaacagcctaaaCGTTCATCAAAAGGAGACTAGATATATAAATTGgaatatattcatacaatggaattctataaaatgtttaaatagtaACAGACAACACCTAATGCTTGGtttatgccaggcactgcccCAAGTACTTTCTAGATGTCaatacatttaatcctcatgacaacctaTAAGGTtccatcatgtcctctgtttaacagatgaggaaagagaggcacagagagtataagtaatttgcccaaagcccACAGGAAGGAAGTGGAACGACCGCTATTTGAACCCAGACAATGTGGTCCAGAGGTGCCTGCTCCTAACCCTTCCATTTGTGCTGACTGTCCTATGTACCTATAATATCATCCATACAAAATTTACAAACATACAACCCAATACTAGATAGTGTTGATGGCTCTGCACCTGTGATGTAACAGTTTAATAACAGGCATGGGAATGACACATAGCAGAAACCAGAACAGAGGTTACTTCTGTGGGGGATGGAGAGGATAGGATGGCAAAGAGGGTGAGAAATTCATAGGACTTCAACTATCTGTGctgttttctatcttttaaaacaatctgAAGCAAATAAGTCCAAATGTTAAGATTTGACAAACTTATATACAATTATGTATATACCTTCTTTCTATAATTTTTGGTATATTTGaactatttccaaagaagaaaaacaaagaggagtAGAGGAATTAAGTCTAAATTCACACAGCTAGTTTAGTGGCAAAGCCTGAACTTTTAACCCCTGGTTCAGTGTTTGTTTCACTATGAGGTTGTACTTGACTGCTATCTGCACAGACCAAGTCGAGTGCTTTATGGGGTTCTCCTTGGTGAGAACATGCCTGTTATCTGTATGTTTCCACTTTAAGCCAGTCAGAGCGCATATTGAGTAAATTTGAGACAATACCTTCTAGAATTACATCTCATGTCTGGCTCTTGGTTTCCTGATGAATTAGAGGTGAAAGAATGCATTTTTCACCAATGCATTCCTCTGGGATTCTGAAAATAGCAATTTACCACAAAATTACTCATCGGGCTGACAATGTTGGCCTTTAAAAAGAGTTGATATTGGATTTCTTGTCAGATTGCCAGTTTCTCCTTTTTGGTTAGGTTCATTTCTGTGTTATCTGGGCTGAGCTTTGGCCAGTTGGACTTGGTCCAAGAAGCTACTTGAATTAGTTCTTCAGAGAGCAGGGAGCCTGTTTCCTGGGGTTGTCACAGAGATTCACGATGCTGAGGGGCATAGGTATCCTGGTGGCACCAAAGTCCATGGTGTTCCTTGATATCCCCCAGTTGGTCTCATTGCTTACTCTCGGCAGAAAGAGTAACCGACGAGCCACCGGGGCACTCAAGCGATGAACACTTGCCTACCAGTATCGGGAGGCCTCTAGGATgggaatgtaatttttttccattcatttttgaaTGTAATAAGTCACTCTTCTTAGTTCCTTAGtttgaaaaaaatactgataattAATAAATCTACATTACAAGTATTTCCATTGCTCCCTTCAGATATAATTTCAAAATGCTCAAAGAGCACGAAAGATATAAAACTCCCAAAGAAGCATATCAGTAAGGTAACATGACATTTGCTTTGattatataccttttatttttatgtttaaaataattggGCATTTGAACTCATTGATTAAAGAGAGGCGATTCTTTCATGATAGAAaaatgacaggtttttttttttttttactgtactgAAATAATGGATATTGTTTCCCtttttagaaattctttattGAGATTTTCGTGCTAAATTCCTTAATATAGACCTCTTGATTTAACACCACTGACCTAGTCTcatttctatcttttcctttttttttttttttttgaggaagactggccctgagctaacagccatgcccatctccctctactttacatgtgggatgcctgccacagcatgtgtaggtccacaccggggatctgaactggtgaaccctgggccgctgaagcagaatgtgcgaacttaacccctgcgccactgggccggtgCCCCCCAccactttctttttaaagattggcacctgagctaacatctgttgccaatcattttttttcttcttctcctcaaagccccctagtacatagttgtgtattctagttgtatgtccttctggctctgctatgtgggatgccacctcagcatggtttgatgaggggtgctaagtctgcacccaggatccaaaccagtgaaaccccgggccacccaagcggagcatgcaaacttaaccactcggtcatggggctggccccctattctTTTCCTTGCGAGGGGGCCTGCTCCCCTGGCCACCATGCCAAACCAGCAAGGCTTTGCTTAAAGGCAGCTCAGAGAGGGTGGTCAAAAATAACtcacaaaaaatatacaaatacgtaATATAGATTAACTACATTTCAAACACTTATCTACAATCAAATATAGTACGTCATGTATATTGGCAACGTGGATTAATCATTGGCTCCCTGAGCCCAGTTAAGATCTCTCTCTTCAAATTCTATGATCCTCTCAAACTTTAAATTGTATATAAGATTTAGAACAGACATTATGCAGTAAAAGATAAGGATAAACAGATTCTCGATGTATTGATCCTGATGGGACTGGTCGTACTTAACATGTATAAACACGATCATAAAACCAGTGGATGAGCCTCAGTATAGAGAAGTTCCACTGGGGGTAAAATAATTCCAATTATAATTTTAAGATGATTGCATCTAAGCAATCAAATGCAGAAAAGGCCTAGATAAGGAGCTTGTAATGTTTTATAGCTTGTAACGTTCCCAGTGAGGATTTACAAAAAGATCACAAAAAGACTATGTGTCATTAGGAAGTTTTAAGAAGAAACTTTCTTGCCTTTGTGGAAAATCATGAGGCATCCTAACTTAGAAACTTGTCCGAACTTCTGTTTAGTGAACCCTGAATATATTTCACTAGAGGTGGATGAGCTCTTAACAATGACTAAAAGGGTGACGTGTGAATAAATGGCCGTAGGGGAGGGAGCATGGGACTCTAGTCCAGAGAGACAAAGCTGACAGAATTTCTTAtgcttaaaaaaaccccaaacaacaaCAAGCAAAGAAACCTAGATGATCATTAAGAGAATGGAAAGACTTACCACTGGCTAATTCGTCTGATACTCCATCTGTAAAGTTCCCTGGGAAACTGAAAATTCCCAGACCTATCTTTGACGACTAAGAGAAAAGGAACATCTAATCTCACTGTGGAAAGACACCTTAAAGCTCATCTAGCTCTGAAGCCAAATGTGAGAAATGGAGCGATCCAGGAGCCCCTGACTTTGCTTTACTGTTTGGACTTTCCTGAGTGTTTGCTGCACTTTTAAGACACACTACAGACAACATGGTACAAAAACTGTTCTCACTGGGAGCAAATGATTCTTAAAAGTGAATATTCAGCAAagttttgaagaaaagaaaaaaatattatttctgagcAGAGAGGACAGGTGCAATAATGAGAGTAGTTGTTTCTAGGGCAGTCTGTTCCAACTTCCTTGATTATGACCCACAGTAAATGACCCATATAAAATGCATTTTGTGTGACCCAGAAAGCACACAGCTGTAACAAACCTTTCAGAAAAGAATACTTACCCTTATAACATGCAATGCACTCAGGAACTTCCTTTTTTATCTATTCTATTTTAGTTCTTTTGAAAAAATGCTTGTTGCAAACTACTAAATT
Proteins encoded in this region:
- the CNGA1 gene encoding cyclic nucleotide-gated channel alpha-1, producing the protein MKKNIINTQHSFVNIPNVIVPDIEKEIRRMENGACSSFSDDDDSASMFEESENENPPAGDSFRKNSHSRGQPSQREQYLPGAIALFNVNNSSNKDQEPKEKKKKKKEKKSKLDDKNENKKDPEKKKKKEKDKEKKKKEEKGQEKKEEEKKEVMVIDPAGNTYYNWLFCITLPVMYNWTMVIARACFDELQSDYLEYWLIFDYLSDVIYLLDMFVRTRTGYLEQGLLVKEELKLIEKYKSNLQFKLDVLSMVPTDVLYFKLGWNYPEIRLNRLLRISRMFEFFQRTETRTNYPNIFRISNLVMYIIIIIHWNACVYYSISKAIGFGNDTWVYPDVNDPEFGRLARKYVYSLYWSTLTLTTIGETPPPVRDSEYVFVVVDFLIGVLIFATIVGNIGSMISNMNAARAEFQARIDAIKQYMHFRNVSKDMEKRVIKWFDYLWTNKKTVDEREVLKYLPDKLRAEIAISVHLDTLKKVRIFADCEAGLLVELVLKLQPQVYSPGDYICKKGDIGREMYIIKEGKLAVVADDGITQFVVLSDGSYFGEISILNIKGSKAGNRRTANIKSIGYSDLFCLSKDDLMEALTEYPDAKGMLEEKGKQILMKDGLLDINIANAGSDPKDLEEKVTRMEGSVDLLQTRFARILAEYESMQQKLKQRLTKVETFLKPLIDTEFSAIEAESGPTDSTQD